A window of the Linepithema humile isolate Giens D197 chromosome 4, Lhum_UNIL_v1.0, whole genome shotgun sequence genome harbors these coding sequences:
- the LOC105677239 gene encoding uncharacterized protein: MKMTYPGLVLLVGVGVGIATFLYYVFTESNRENGQQLQYSRNRRSSDRYDDWTMASHRSENTLLNRRSSSHFLRTKEEKDFSNKDDVNNCSICQYALIESEVTEVQPCKHNFHKACIDELKKFDPTAVCPNCRTVMSKHAI; encoded by the exons ATGAAAATGACGTATCCCGGGCTGGTACTTCTCGTCGGAGTTGGAGTTGGAATAGCGACTTTCTTGTATTATGTGTTCACTGAAAGTAATCGTGAGAATGGACAACAACTACAATATTCTAGAAATCGAAGATCATCGGACCGTTATGACGACTGGACGATGGCATCTCACCGATCTGAAAA taCGCTGTTAAATAGAAGGAGTTCATCACACTTTTTGAGAACTAAAGAAGAAAAGGATTTTTCGAATAAAGATGATGTGAACAATTGTTCAATTTGCCAATATGCATTAATTGAATCAGAAGTAACAGAGGTGCAACCTtgtaaacataattttcacAAAGCTTGCattgatgaattaaaaaaatttgatccCACG GCTGTTTGTCCTAATTGTAGAACTGTAATGAGCAAACAcgctatttaa
- the LOC105677230 gene encoding KIF-binding protein-like, translated as MSKKFGILKLTDLYLSKQRSISGNNSEELTEKIMLNIDEKFREMLKTSFEILSFSLNRIGKFPKKENKIFTTLESKILKMIKPMTNKTDIEFDNIVAFALTLLNFGIIYMKIEENIEKNTDTLLDSMKIENKMEQNTCSLYTNAKKFFLACLGVLEGKELDSKAILIVMKAYNKISFILFEQQKLEENKDFLFCALNTYVKYTKNEYSTPIDIAITLGIGEDAKELDTKMVLDEFYLEILQTLLIDNIFNPDNMYDMDEFVNCMHNLLNNLIKEESIHQYYKDWAMTAADLSLYFIHHNRFTEARHYIAAAYCMLKKANVETLTKMTETTISNRDSNFLSNTLCTEYPYEYAKIAKLCGQYGIQLFHASKEKLLPSKENQSCQVDNLECSNSTKSEEKLAQCLIFTDLEEELKDEISFIQISDKYLSNLSDITIVFQKLVNWFEIAMEFFTMEKHVIIYGEIFLYISLAFKYFADFVQDKDRQMRIYKKQIEILLDIVKKLPRETSLNNIKRLMWLELGISHSALLDILGDGTTISDVKTDQELLLKLKSTMRNCMNCFKFYLYPDES; from the exons atgtctAAAAAGTTTGGAATTTTAAAGCTGactgatttatatttatcgaaacAGAGGAGCATATCTGGTAataatt CTGAGGAATTAACCGAAAAAATCATGCtgaatattgatgaaaaatttcgagaaatgTTGAAAACATCATTTGAAATACTtagtttttcattaaatagaataggaaaatttccaaaaaaagaaaacaagataTTTACAACACTAGAAAGCAAAATACTTAAGATGATTAAACCAATGACCAACAAAACAGATATAGAATTTGATAACATTGTAGCTTTTgcattaactttattaaattttggtataatatacatgaaaatagaagaaaatatagaaaaaaataccgACACCCTACTTGATAGcatgaaaatagaaaataaaatggaacAAAATACATGCAGCCTATATACAAATGCAAAGAAATTCTTCCTAGCATGTCTAGGTGTGTTAGAAGGCAAAGAGCTAGATAGTAAAGCTATTTTGATAGTTATgaaagcatataataaaatttcatttattttgtttgaacaacaaaaattagaagaaaataaggattttttattttgtgctcTCAACACGTATgttaaatacacaaaaaatgaatattctaCTCCTATTGATATTGCAATTACACTTGGCATTGGAGAAGATGCAAAAGAATTGGATACTAAAATGGTTTTAGACGAATTTTACCTAGAAATATTACAAACGCTATTAATAGACAATATCTTTAATCCAGACAACATGTATGACATGGATGAATTTGTTAACtgtatgcataatttattgaacaatCTAATAAAGGAAGAGTCTatacatcaatattataaGGATTGGGCTATGACTGCAGCTGACTTAtctctatattttatacaccACAATCGCTTTACTGAAGCTAGACATTATATTGCCGCTGCATACTGTATGCTTAAGAAAGCTAATGTGGAAACATTGACAAAGATGACAGAGACAACAATAAGTAACAGAGATTCAAATTTTCTATCGAATACGTTGTGTACAGAGTATCCATATGAGTATGCGAAAATTGCTAAATTATGCGGACAATATGGAATTCAGCTTTTCCATgcgtcaaaagaaaaattattaccaaGTAAAGAAAATCAATCTTGTCAAGTTGATAACTTAGAATGTTCCAATTCTACAAAATCCGAAGAAAAATTAGcacaatgtttaatatttactgATTTGGAAGAAGAGCTAAAAGATGAGATTTCATTTATTCAGATctctgataaatatttgtcaaatttaaGTGATATTACAATAGTTTTTCAAAAGCTTGTAAATTGGTTTGAAATAGCAATGGAATTTTTTACTATGGAGAAACATGTGATAATTTatggagaaatttttttatatatatcctTAGCATTCAAGTATTTTGCAGACTTTGTGCAAGACAAAGATAGACAGATGAGAATATATAAGAagcaaatagaaatattattagatatagttaaaaaattaccaCGCGAAacatctttaaataatatcaaaagacTTATGTGGCTTGAATTGGGTATTAGTCATTCAGCACTTTTAGACATATTAGGTGATGGTACAACAATATCTGATGTAAAAACAGATCAGGAACTgttattgaaattgaaatccACTATGCGCAATTGCatgaattgttttaaattttatttatatcctgATGAATCCTAA
- the LOC105677289 gene encoding uncharacterized protein — MTGLLFITLIVTCVVAGLRLPAAEEKQIRRLTQDWAPLVWLAPGERFLPLGVTEFLDNVQSDQYYLRTKIDVESLLKNQSSFLYGRKPAGTVPVYALVKNCVFRDMRLRVTKNKPAPKNKQNAVTLLQDPGVLSPQQIADTNDLKTHFTLQEQLQQMVREPRFEKIRKKNGYQKIHFHVTYWMFYPFSEGKTICMLDLGFLGSWPVPTVGGVCIGTLKEYGSHIGDWEHMSLYFQNNEHPLAMYVSAHDVGAFYRYDQQNGTFIYESQETRKGLFQKLTFPEKVYTAGGSHPILFSARGSHGLWTAPGKHKFVRVPRLYDESGFGIAWPTWKRLELLLEKNNEPLPGWMIFKGKWGNPSSNCHPLAKLGLNICEFVDGPTGIPMKKYNFQC, encoded by the exons ATGACTGGATTATTGTTCATTACACTGATTGTGACTTGTGTGGTCGCGGGATTGCGACTACCTGCAGCTGAAGAAAAACAAA TAAGAAGATTAACACAAGATTGGGCACCTTTAGTATGGCTTGCGCCTGGAGAACGATTCTTGCCTCTTGGTGTGACTGAATTTCTCGATAACGTGCAATCAGACCAATATTATCTTCGCACTAAAATAGACGTAG AATCCTTATTAAAGAATCAATCGTCCTTCTTATATGGCCGAAAACCCGCTGGAACTGTGCCCGTCTATGCTCTTGTGAAAAATTGCGTTTTCCGAGACATGCGATTACGCGTAACGAAAAATAAACCAGCGCCGAAGAACAAACAGAACGCTGTAACATTGCTACAGGATCCGGGAGTTTTGTCTCCACAACAGATTGCCGATACTAATGATCTAAAAACACACTTTACATTACAAGAACAATTGCAACAg atgGTAAGAGAACCACGATttgaaaaaatcagaaaaaaaaacggatatCAGAAGATTCACTTCCATGTAACTTATTGGATGTTCTATCCGTTCAGTGAGGGAAAAACAATTTGCATGCTGGATCTTGGATTTCTTGGCAGCTGGCCAGTACCCACTGTGGGTGGTGTGTGCATAGGTACGCTCAAAGAATATGGCAGTCATATTGGCGATTGGGAACATATGAGTCTTTATTTCCAG aataatgagCATCCTTTGGCGATGTACGTGTCAGCGCATGACGTCGGTGCATTTTATCGGTACGATCAGCAAAATGGCACTTTCATTTACGAAAGTCAAGAAACAAGGAAGGGTCTTTTCCAAAAACTGACGTTTCCTGAAAAAGTTTACACGGCCGGTGGTTCGCACCCGATTTTATTCAGTGCACGCGGTTCCCACGGACTCTGGACAGCTCCAGGAAAACACAAGTTTGTTCGAGTCCCTCGTCTGTATGACGAAAGTGGATTTGGAATCGCTTGGCCGACATGGAAAAGACTGGAATTGctcttagaaaaaaataacgagcCCTTACCGGGCTGGATGATTTTTAAAGGCAAATGGGGTAATCCTAGCAGTAATTGTCATCCGCTAGCAAAATTAGGTTTGAACATTTGCGAATTTGTAGATGGTCCGACTGGAATTcctatgaaaaaatataattttcagtgTTAA
- the LOC105677240 gene encoding general odorant-binding protein 56d, which translates to MKAIVIILVVFVVAALGGLTDEQKARLKTYKESCISETGVDPVAVENAKRGEMAENDEKLACFANCLLQKIGFISADGDVNWEVIRAKVPSDVLQDQVDQLQNKCQGVDGSGCQKGAKLFKCFLKNKNFHLLS; encoded by the exons ATGAAGGCAATCGTTATTATACTTGTCGTTTTCGTCGTCGCTGCCTTG gGTGGACTTACAGACGAGCAAAAAGCaagattaaaaacatataaagaaTCTTGTATCAGTGAAACTGGTGTTGACCCAG TCGCGGTAGAAAATGCAAAACGCGGAGAAATGGccgaaaatgatgaaaaactCGCCTGCTTCGCCAATTgtttgttacaaaaaattgGATTC ATAAGTGCAGATGGAGATGTTAACTGGGAAGTAATTCGGGCAAAAGTACCATCTGACGTATTGCAAGATCAAGTCGATCAATTACAAAATAAGTGCCAAGGTGTTG aTGGAAGCGGTTGCCAGAAAGGAGCTAAACTGTTTAAATGTTTCTTGAAGAACAAGAATTTTCATCTTTTGTCATAA
- the LOC105677290 gene encoding adipose-secreted signaling protein has translation MGDKEQHVHFSGGSGLGKDNNIMVQPQRHGHIDVHLGFLQLHHRYHIEFSVPWNMCIHPEEQTAAPAVIAGNYNANCHVVDFTQEKDALRLKIELLASKEKILKENVEVMCCSSGTPLKIVLNARVLAKDKGTPLLRNGIRSIGIEGADEDEISE, from the exons ATGGGAGATAAAG AGCAGCATGTACACTTCAGTGGTGGAAGTGGACTTGGAAAGGATAACAATATTATGGTACAGCCACAACGACATGGCCATATTGATGTTCATCTAGGATTTTTGCAATTGCATCACAG atatcaCATAGAATTCTCAGTACCATGGAATATGTGTATTCATCCAGAAGAACAAACAGCAGCTCCAGCAGTAATCGCAGGAAATTACAATGCAAATTGCCACGTTGTCGATTTTACACAAGAAAAAGACGCTTTAAG GTTGAAGATAGAGCTGTTGGCatctaaagaaaaaatactaaaagAGAATGTTGAAGTGATGTGTTGCTCGTCGGGTACACCATTGAAAATTGTATTGAATGCACGTGTTTTAGCAAAAGATAAGGGTACACCATTGTTGAGAAATGGCATACGTAGCATTGGTATCGAAGGAGCAGATGAAGATGAGATTTCTGAATAA